In one Hyphomicrobium sp. 99 genomic region, the following are encoded:
- a CDS encoding MFS transporter, which produces MASTIDGEFTARQRLLSLAAVLSTSFGTGISFGIGFPLISLTFEMWGQPSWMIGLAGAAPPFAILLALPIAPRVIAKLGSVRAIALGCLIGGLGFVALGLFQSPWAWIAIRVLMSAGFAMPWLAGETWINAVAREETRGRVIAVYAMVFFTGYAVGPILLQALGLVWPWPFLAAAIVTGLSGLPIVLGRRLAPPTTHGSSVNVASALRMSPVAMVGAFIGGFSEITILSLIPNVALAGGWSEQLALTMLTVTTLGGIVLQYPIGWLSDLMSRFTMMVAFVVIFIALALALPFALNDTVAGLVTAFLIGGVILGFYALGLAIIGERVSGADLAAANAAFIIMYQCGGLVGPLFAGIAMTDNAVQGFVAIVIVTMAITGPALLIFDRIERRRARAQA; this is translated from the coding sequence ATGGCGTCTACCATCGATGGGGAGTTCACGGCGCGTCAGAGGCTATTGAGCCTTGCGGCCGTCTTGTCGACGTCATTCGGCACCGGCATTTCCTTCGGCATAGGCTTTCCGCTGATCTCGCTGACCTTCGAGATGTGGGGCCAGCCGAGCTGGATGATCGGACTGGCAGGCGCGGCGCCGCCATTTGCTATTCTTTTGGCGCTTCCGATCGCGCCTCGGGTGATTGCAAAACTTGGATCGGTCCGGGCGATCGCGCTTGGATGCCTCATCGGCGGCTTGGGATTCGTGGCGCTGGGGCTTTTTCAATCGCCTTGGGCCTGGATTGCAATCCGCGTTCTGATGAGCGCCGGGTTCGCGATGCCGTGGCTTGCGGGAGAGACGTGGATCAATGCAGTCGCGCGTGAGGAGACGCGCGGGCGTGTCATCGCAGTCTACGCCATGGTCTTTTTTACGGGCTACGCGGTGGGGCCGATTTTGCTCCAGGCGCTCGGCCTGGTTTGGCCATGGCCGTTCCTCGCAGCTGCCATCGTGACGGGCCTCTCCGGATTGCCGATCGTGCTCGGGCGGCGGCTTGCTCCCCCGACAACTCACGGCAGTTCGGTCAACGTTGCCTCGGCCCTTCGAATGTCTCCGGTGGCAATGGTTGGCGCTTTTATCGGTGGCTTTTCGGAGATCACCATTCTTTCGTTGATCCCCAACGTAGCGCTCGCCGGCGGATGGTCCGAGCAACTTGCGCTCACGATGCTGACCGTCACGACTTTGGGGGGGATCGTGCTTCAATATCCCATCGGCTGGCTGTCGGACCTCATGTCCCGATTCACCATGATGGTCGCATTCGTGGTCATTTTCATCGCGCTGGCACTCGCGCTGCCGTTTGCACTGAATGATACGGTCGCCGGACTGGTGACGGCGTTTCTCATCGGTGGTGTCATTCTTGGGTTCTACGCGCTGGGGCTCGCGATCATCGGGGAACGTGTAAGCGGCGCCGATCTGGCTGCCGCGAACGCCGCATTTATCATCATGTATCAGTGCGGCGGTCTGGTCGGTCCGCTCTTCGCCGGCATCGCGATGACGGATAATGCCGTTCAGGGTTTCGTCGCGATCGTGATCGTGACAATGGCTATAACCGGTCCGGCCTTGCTTATCTTCGATCGGATCGAGCGCCGCCGCGCTCGTGCGCAGGCTTGA
- a CDS encoding tetratricopeptide repeat protein — translation MIRGFYAAPVFIALAWSIAMGQAFAADGVSVPSQVEEGAAQLVRGDVAKAVATYTEALKDTGLANDRRATILNDRGVANVRLGETKLALEDYNRAVELFPEYPVAYNNRGNLLLALGQYSEATKDFDRAIVLAPGYAAAYSNRGNARMKAGKTRDAILDFTKAIELMPASAPPLSGRGLAYLTVGKPHAAIRDFSRAVNADARFASAYRNRAEARLAVGQSEEAIEDLSRAVAFDVSNSELYVVRGYAYLLGGNTASAIKDFSRAIELDAKSSAAYEGRGLSNGIAEASDDAYADLNRAIELDPRSPVAFAFRAFVYKQSGQPDIGAKDVQTAIKLDANSPEALWARGEIEEATGQADTAITDLRRVLQLRPSWRFASDALKRLGASADDADDKAVPSLDLGKWHVVQHGKDYVATSDEYPQIRVPLEMTGEGLPKLLDWEVRPPPYAAYGILRFSGGRVPVKGGGFEDAELAALVDIAQAKVIAIEPHKQGNRVATWTWDGDSLLVASVDGATDQYQLRPVNVAVVGQRRPYGAGQAGTAGSWDQPFGFDPTPKSEQRSQRRSKPKSIFDLLFGN, via the coding sequence ATGATAAGGGGCTTTTACGCAGCGCCGGTGTTCATTGCTTTGGCCTGGTCGATCGCGATGGGGCAGGCATTTGCCGCCGATGGCGTTTCGGTGCCGTCGCAGGTCGAAGAAGGCGCGGCTCAACTCGTTCGCGGCGACGTCGCAAAAGCGGTTGCAACTTATACCGAAGCGCTGAAGGACACGGGGCTTGCCAACGATCGGCGCGCGACGATCCTCAATGATCGCGGTGTCGCGAACGTGCGCCTCGGTGAAACGAAGCTGGCGCTTGAAGACTACAATCGCGCGGTCGAACTTTTTCCGGAATATCCGGTCGCCTACAACAATCGGGGCAACCTGCTTTTGGCGCTGGGGCAATACAGCGAGGCAACGAAGGATTTTGACCGCGCCATCGTGCTGGCGCCCGGTTACGCTGCGGCCTATTCGAACCGGGGCAATGCACGGATGAAGGCCGGCAAGACGCGCGATGCCATCCTCGATTTCACCAAGGCGATCGAGTTGATGCCGGCCAGTGCGCCACCGCTTTCGGGCCGGGGTCTTGCTTATCTCACAGTTGGAAAACCGCATGCGGCGATACGCGATTTTTCGCGCGCGGTGAATGCTGATGCGCGCTTCGCCTCCGCCTATCGCAATCGCGCGGAGGCGCGCTTGGCAGTCGGGCAAAGTGAAGAGGCGATCGAAGATCTTTCCCGTGCCGTCGCCTTCGACGTGAGCAACAGCGAGCTTTATGTCGTTCGTGGTTATGCATATCTGCTCGGCGGCAATACCGCGTCGGCGATCAAGGATTTCTCGCGCGCCATCGAACTCGATGCCAAATCGAGCGCAGCATACGAGGGACGCGGTCTCTCCAATGGGATCGCTGAAGCATCGGATGATGCCTATGCCGATCTCAACCGCGCGATAGAGCTCGATCCGCGCTCGCCGGTTGCATTCGCGTTTCGGGCGTTCGTGTACAAGCAGAGCGGTCAGCCGGATATCGGCGCCAAGGACGTGCAAACGGCGATCAAGCTCGACGCGAACTCGCCGGAAGCGCTTTGGGCGCGGGGCGAAATCGAGGAAGCCACCGGACAGGCCGATACGGCGATAACGGATCTTCGCCGCGTTCTGCAGTTGCGTCCGAGCTGGCGCTTCGCAAGTGACGCCTTGAAGAGGCTCGGCGCGTCTGCCGATGATGCCGACGACAAAGCGGTCCCCTCTCTCGATCTCGGCAAATGGCACGTCGTGCAGCACGGCAAAGATTACGTGGCCACGAGCGATGAGTACCCGCAGATCCGTGTTCCGCTGGAGATGACGGGCGAAGGGCTGCCGAAACTCCTTGATTGGGAAGTCCGGCCACCGCCGTACGCGGCTTACGGGATATTGCGCTTTTCGGGTGGACGCGTGCCGGTAAAGGGCGGCGGGTTCGAGGACGCGGAGCTTGCAGCGCTCGTCGATATCGCTCAGGCAAAAGTCATCGCGATCGAACCCCATAAGCAGGGTAACCGGGTGGCGACCTGGACATGGGATGGTGACAGTCTGCTCGTTGCAAGCGTCGACGGCGCCACGGACCAATATCAGCTTCGCCCCGTCAACGTCGCGGTCGTTGGACAGCGGCGACCCTACGGCGCCGGTCAGGCAGGTACGGCCGGTTCATGGGACCAGCCATTCGGCTTCGACCCTACGCCAAAGTCTGAGCAGCGTTCGCAACGCCGATCAAAGCCGAAGTCCATATTCGATCTCTTGTTCGGGAATTGA
- a CDS encoding thioesterase family protein — translation MNLWLRLIWVLLTAKGRGHLDVPRETSVLPFRVWPHDLDISLHMNNGRYLTLMDLGRLDFMVRSGLWREVLRHRWTPIASAITVRFQRELRTFQKLRLETRLLCWDAALVVMEQKFVIDGGTRDGQAAARALFKGGLYDRKEKKFVEISRLMALLGVSEVSPPSTPEVEAFLHADDQLKQAGRVST, via the coding sequence ATGAACCTTTGGCTCAGGCTCATATGGGTTCTGCTGACGGCTAAGGGCCGCGGCCACCTCGACGTGCCCCGCGAAACATCCGTGCTTCCGTTTCGCGTCTGGCCGCACGACCTCGACATCTCCCTGCATATGAACAACGGCCGCTATCTGACATTGATGGACCTCGGCCGTCTGGATTTCATGGTGCGCTCCGGACTCTGGCGCGAAGTGCTGCGCCATCGATGGACGCCCATTGCGAGCGCCATCACCGTCCGCTTTCAGCGCGAGCTCCGCACGTTTCAGAAGCTCCGGCTCGAAACGCGCCTCCTCTGCTGGGATGCAGCGCTCGTCGTAATGGAACAGAAGTTCGTCATCGACGGCGGAACGCGCGACGGACAAGCCGCGGCACGAGCCCTATTCAAAGGCGGCCTCTACGATCGAAAAGAAAAGAAGTTCGTCGAAATTTCCCGCTTGATGGCACTCCTCGGCGTTTCCGAAGTCAGTCCTCCTTCCACGCCCGAGGTCGAGGCGTTTTTGCATGCCGACGATCAACTCAAGCAGGCGGGTCGCGTTTCGACCTAG
- a CDS encoding P-II family nitrogen regulator: protein MKKIEAIIKPFKLDEVKEALQEIGLQGITVIEAKGFGRQKGHTELYRGAEYVVDFLPKVKIEVVLSDDMLDKAVESIQKAAKTGRIGDGKIFISSIEDAIRIRTGESGRDAI from the coding sequence ATGAAAAAGATTGAAGCGATTATAAAGCCCTTCAAGCTCGATGAAGTAAAAGAAGCGCTACAAGAGATCGGCTTGCAAGGCATCACCGTCATTGAGGCTAAAGGGTTCGGCCGTCAGAAAGGCCACACCGAGCTTTATCGAGGTGCCGAATACGTCGTCGATTTCCTGCCGAAGGTGAAGATTGAGGTGGTTTTGAGCGACGACATGCTGGACAAGGCAGTCGAGTCCATCCAAAAGGCCGCGAAGACAGGCCGCATCGGCGACGGTAAAATCTTTATCTCGTCAATCGAAGACGCTATTCGCATCCGCACCGGTGAATCCGGCCGAGATGCTATCTGA
- the glnA gene encoding type I glutamate--ammonia ligase: MKNASDVLKFIKDKEAKFVDFRFTDTKGKMQHVTADVSCVDDSIFTDGYAFDGSSIAGWKSIEASDMTLMPDPATAHIDPFFAQTTVAIFCDVLEPSTGQPYERDPRSVAKKAEAYMMSLGIGDKVYFGPEAEFFIFDDVRFSTDMYSVGFEIDSSELPSNTGADVETGNLGHRPRVKGGYFPVPPIDSAQDIRSEMLSVLSEMGVAVEKHHHEVAAAQHELGVKFGPMITMADHMQIYKYVVHNVAQAYGKTATFMPKPVYGDNGSGMHVHQSIWKGSTPMFAGDKYADLSQMCLYYIGGILKHAKAINAFTNPLTNSYKRLVPGFEAPVLLAYSARNRSASCRIPHVTSPKAKRIEVRFPDPGANPYLAFTAMLMAGLDGIQNKIDPGPAMDKNLYDLPPAELAKIPTVAASLREALDSLDKDRDFLKAGGVMNDDMIDAYIALRMEENMRYEMTPHPVEYDMYYSV, encoded by the coding sequence ATGAAAAACGCGAGTGACGTCCTGAAGTTTATCAAGGACAAGGAAGCCAAGTTCGTGGACTTTCGCTTCACGGACACCAAGGGCAAGATGCAGCACGTCACCGCCGACGTCAGTTGCGTCGACGACAGTATCTTCACCGACGGTTACGCCTTCGACGGCTCGTCGATCGCCGGATGGAAGTCGATCGAAGCGTCCGACATGACGCTGATGCCGGATCCGGCAACGGCGCATATCGATCCCTTCTTCGCGCAGACGACCGTCGCGATTTTCTGCGACGTGCTCGAGCCCTCGACCGGCCAGCCCTATGAGCGCGACCCGCGCTCGGTCGCCAAGAAGGCCGAAGCCTACATGATGTCGCTTGGGATTGGCGACAAAGTCTACTTCGGTCCGGAAGCCGAATTCTTCATCTTTGATGACGTGCGGTTCTCGACCGACATGTACTCGGTCGGCTTCGAGATCGACTCGAGCGAACTGCCCTCGAATACGGGCGCAGACGTCGAGACGGGCAACCTCGGCCATCGCCCCCGCGTGAAGGGCGGCTACTTCCCCGTTCCTCCGATCGATAGCGCCCAGGACATCCGTTCTGAGATGCTCTCGGTTCTGTCCGAGATGGGCGTCGCCGTCGAAAAGCATCACCACGAAGTTGCCGCCGCTCAGCACGAGCTCGGCGTCAAGTTCGGCCCGATGATCACGATGGCCGACCATATGCAGATCTACAAGTACGTCGTGCACAACGTTGCGCAGGCCTACGGCAAGACGGCGACGTTCATGCCGAAGCCCGTCTATGGCGACAACGGCTCGGGCATGCACGTCCACCAGTCGATCTGGAAAGGCAGCACCCCGATGTTCGCCGGCGACAAGTACGCCGACCTCTCGCAGATGTGCCTCTACTACATCGGCGGCATCCTGAAACACGCGAAGGCCATCAACGCCTTCACCAACCCGCTGACCAACTCCTACAAGCGTTTGGTTCCGGGCTTCGAGGCGCCGGTGCTGCTCGCTTACTCGGCGCGCAACCGTTCCGCGTCGTGCCGCATTCCGCACGTCACGAGCCCGAAGGCAAAGCGCATCGAAGTCCGCTTCCCGGATCCCGGCGCGAACCCCTACCTCGCCTTCACGGCGATGCTGATGGCCGGCCTCGACGGCATTCAGAACAAGATCGATCCCGGCCCGGCGATGGACAAGAACCTCTACGACTTGCCACCGGCCGAACTTGCCAAGATCCCGACTGTCGCCGCTTCGCTGCGCGAAGCTCTCGACAGCCTCGACAAGGATCGCGACTTCCTGAAAGCCGGCGGCGTTATGAACGACGACATGATCGACGCCTACATCGCTCTGCGCATGGAAGAAAACATGCGCTACGAGATGACGCCGCATCCCGTCGAGTACGACATGTACTACTCGGTCTGA
- a CDS encoding NAD(P)H-hydrate dehydratase, with protein sequence MNELLTPAETAEADRLAAVENVASLDLMARAGKAVADVATLMTRGPDTRIAVLCGPGNNGGDGFVAARLLRDHGFDVRVFLLGEKSALKGDAAEMARRWPLPIRPATPDALQSMHLVIDALFGAGLSRPLEGEAAELVEAVNASGLPVLAVDVPSGLDGASGEVRGVAIHARRTVTFFRKKPGHLLMPGRELCGEVTVADIGIPEKVLETLKPRLHENGPLLWISHLNWPKDGGHKYDRGHAVVVSGPALQTGAARLGARGALRVGAGVVTLVGNATATAIIATQITSIMVRSVSGAKALSEFLRDQRRNAVLIGPGASVGSDTAADVLAILESSASVVLDADALTSFADPEDDGDRGEASMGFLARNGDRGPAQPSTLFAAIKERQAPVVMTPHEGEFRRLFGELPGSKVERARTAAAQSGAVILLKGSDTVVAAPDGRAIINSNAPAWLATAGSGDVLAGFVTGLLAQRVPAFEAASAAVWLHGECAAAFGIGLIAEDLPDLLPGVLQKLHQATKPAGRP encoded by the coding sequence ATGAATGAATTGCTGACCCCCGCGGAAACGGCGGAAGCTGATCGATTAGCGGCGGTTGAGAATGTAGCAAGCCTCGACCTGATGGCGCGCGCGGGAAAAGCGGTCGCGGACGTCGCGACCCTCATGACACGCGGGCCGGATACGCGCATTGCCGTTCTGTGCGGGCCCGGCAACAACGGCGGCGACGGCTTCGTGGCGGCTCGACTGTTGCGCGATCATGGCTTCGACGTGCGGGTGTTCCTTCTCGGTGAAAAGTCGGCGCTCAAGGGCGATGCCGCGGAAATGGCTCGCCGCTGGCCGTTGCCCATCCGGCCGGCGACGCCCGACGCACTGCAGAGCATGCACCTCGTTATCGACGCGCTGTTTGGGGCCGGGCTTTCGCGTCCACTCGAGGGGGAAGCGGCCGAGTTGGTCGAGGCGGTGAATGCCAGCGGGCTGCCGGTGCTTGCCGTCGACGTGCCGAGCGGCCTCGATGGGGCAAGCGGCGAGGTGAGGGGCGTCGCGATCCATGCGCGCCGGACGGTGACGTTCTTCCGGAAGAAGCCCGGCCATCTGTTGATGCCGGGGCGAGAGCTTTGCGGTGAGGTGACGGTTGCAGATATCGGCATCCCGGAGAAAGTGCTCGAAACCTTGAAGCCCCGCCTGCATGAGAACGGGCCCTTGCTTTGGATCTCCCATCTCAATTGGCCGAAGGACGGTGGTCATAAATACGATCGTGGACATGCGGTCGTTGTGTCGGGTCCGGCGCTTCAAACCGGGGCGGCGCGGCTTGGTGCACGCGGCGCTCTGAGGGTCGGGGCAGGCGTTGTCACCCTGGTTGGCAACGCGACCGCGACGGCGATCATCGCGACGCAGATCACGTCGATCATGGTGCGGTCCGTTTCAGGCGCCAAGGCGCTTTCGGAATTCCTGCGCGATCAGCGCCGCAATGCGGTTCTGATCGGTCCGGGTGCGTCTGTGGGTTCGGACACGGCGGCCGATGTTCTGGCCATTCTAGAGTCTTCGGCTTCAGTCGTGCTCGACGCCGACGCGTTGACGTCGTTCGCTGATCCTGAGGACGACGGGGATCGGGGCGAGGCCAGCATGGGGTTTCTTGCCCGCAATGGCGATCGGGGACCGGCTCAGCCATCCACGCTTTTCGCAGCGATTAAGGAGCGTCAAGCGCCGGTTGTGATGACGCCGCACGAGGGCGAATTCAGACGACTCTTCGGCGAGCTTCCCGGCTCCAAGGTCGAGCGTGCGCGGACGGCAGCGGCGCAATCGGGCGCCGTCATTCTTCTCAAAGGTTCGGATACGGTCGTCGCTGCGCCCGACGGACGGGCCATCATCAATTCAAACGCTCCGGCGTGGCTCGCGACGGCCGGATCGGGAGACGTCCTCGCCGGTTTCGTCACCGGGCTACTCGCGCAGCGAGTGCCGGCATTCGAAGCGGCGTCGGCGGCGGTATGGCTGCACGGGGAATGTGCCGCCGCTTTCGGTATCGGGTTGATTGCCGAAGATCTGCCCGACCTTTTGCCGGGCGTTCTGCAGAAACTTCATCAAGCCACGAAGCCAGCGGGCCGACCCTAG
- a CDS encoding L,D-transpeptidase → MLRAFALVAIFAAVHSVSVLAAPSDNETKAAGPATESQSGTTTFFGDASKSTPEAATEKPAPVAAKPKPLPPPTLTASIDLSRQTMSVSVNGEPRYSWVISSGTSQYPTPTGNFHPQWTSKMWYSRKYDNAPMPHAVFINGGVAVHGTYHLAALGSPASHGCIRLAPANAKTFYNLVQSHGLTMTRVSVHGRPNWRDGGAIASRRDRDQRRDEDVASSGSSNWFWGNSWGSDDSAYDTRPLKKKDLKAAGYVMIDGVPTKVYRRKNGDYVYKVPPRPKKYYYTYGYAN, encoded by the coding sequence ATGTTGCGGGCATTTGCGTTGGTGGCGATTTTCGCTGCCGTTCATTCGGTTTCGGTGCTCGCTGCGCCGTCAGACAACGAAACCAAGGCGGCGGGCCCCGCCACCGAGAGCCAATCGGGCACAACGACGTTTTTCGGGGACGCGAGTAAGTCCACTCCCGAAGCGGCCACGGAGAAACCTGCGCCGGTTGCCGCCAAACCGAAACCGCTGCCGCCGCCGACGCTGACGGCGTCGATTGATTTGAGCCGCCAGACGATGTCCGTTTCCGTCAACGGCGAGCCGCGTTACAGCTGGGTGATCTCATCGGGCACGTCACAATATCCGACGCCCACGGGAAATTTCCATCCGCAATGGACATCCAAAATGTGGTACTCGCGCAAATACGATAATGCGCCGATGCCGCATGCTGTTTTCATCAATGGCGGCGTCGCTGTGCATGGGACCTATCATCTGGCGGCGCTTGGAAGTCCCGCGTCGCACGGCTGTATCCGTCTTGCGCCTGCGAATGCGAAAACCTTTTACAATCTTGTGCAGAGTCATGGGCTGACGATGACGCGCGTCAGCGTTCATGGGCGTCCGAATTGGCGTGATGGTGGTGCCATTGCCAGCCGGCGGGATCGCGATCAGCGCAGGGATGAGGACGTTGCAAGCAGCGGCTCGAGCAATTGGTTTTGGGGCAACAGCTGGGGAAGTGATGATTCAGCCTACGACACCCGGCCGCTCAAAAAGAAAGATCTCAAGGCGGCTGGCTACGTCATGATCGACGGCGTGCCGACAAAGGTCTACCGGAGGAAGAACGGCGATTACGTCTACAAAGTACCGCCCCGTCCGAAGAAATATTACTACACCTACGGATATGCCAATTGA
- a CDS encoding DUF1134 domain-containing protein produces MRLLPALFALAASLTIAAAAAAAESCTTKDFAAAIDQSGASLRALTLEAQPKLQERMQRYRAALKLSDTDYEDAALNAIQDSALEELDRKSSALLLRVDSLGRVPDGVQPDCAKLEELRAAATELNGVIKGKSDLMLKRLDEKIAEAERNAGPPKPIASTAPPKPAPQPSSQPAAQAPSQNPASSAPKPKKTVQPEVVTKAPLPPAHGWDASTKHDEAVAPPVVAMKEPDQGSQPFPAPPPLPAPEGYTIDEIRNATQGFFGTVSTNLASVIEHAFKQFGRPTAYVLGIEGGGAFLAGLRFGQGSLFMRSQPGVKKVYWHGPSLGTDFGASGSRTLFLIYNMDDPAALYRNFTGIDGSAYFVGGVGLTVLKGGPVIMAPIRSGVGMRLGANLGYLGFTEKPTWNPF; encoded by the coding sequence ATGCGATTGTTGCCAGCTCTCTTTGCTCTCGCCGCGTCGCTGACTATCGCCGCAGCAGCCGCGGCAGCTGAGTCCTGCACCACGAAGGATTTTGCGGCTGCAATCGACCAGTCCGGAGCCAGCCTCAGAGCGCTGACGCTTGAAGCCCAACCAAAGCTTCAAGAGCGCATGCAGCGCTATCGGGCTGCTCTCAAGCTCAGCGATACCGACTACGAGGACGCAGCCCTCAACGCGATCCAGGATTCCGCACTTGAGGAGCTCGATAGGAAGAGCAGTGCTCTGCTGTTGAGGGTCGATTCCCTCGGCCGCGTACCCGATGGCGTGCAGCCCGATTGCGCCAAGCTCGAAGAATTGCGAGCCGCCGCGACCGAGCTCAATGGCGTCATCAAGGGCAAGTCCGACCTCATGCTGAAGCGTCTCGACGAGAAGATCGCCGAGGCTGAACGCAACGCTGGGCCCCCCAAGCCCATCGCATCAACGGCGCCTCCAAAGCCGGCTCCGCAACCCTCAAGCCAGCCAGCAGCCCAAGCTCCGAGCCAAAATCCGGCATCGAGTGCTCCGAAGCCCAAAAAGACCGTGCAGCCCGAGGTCGTGACGAAGGCGCCCCTCCCGCCGGCACATGGCTGGGACGCAAGCACCAAACACGATGAGGCAGTCGCACCACCGGTCGTCGCGATGAAGGAGCCGGATCAGGGTTCGCAGCCCTTCCCTGCTCCTCCGCCCCTACCCGCGCCCGAAGGCTACACGATCGATGAAATCCGCAACGCGACGCAGGGGTTCTTCGGAACCGTTTCGACAAACCTGGCGAGCGTCATCGAGCATGCGTTCAAGCAGTTCGGACGTCCGACTGCCTACGTGCTTGGGATTGAGGGCGGCGGCGCCTTCCTGGCCGGCCTTCGCTTCGGCCAGGGCAGCCTCTTCATGCGTTCGCAACCCGGCGTCAAAAAAGTCTATTGGCACGGACCTTCCCTCGGCACCGACTTCGGCGCTTCGGGATCTCGAACACTGTTCCTCATCTACAATATGGATGATCCGGCGGCGCTCTATCGCAATTTCACCGGCATCGACGGCTCGGCTTATTTCGTCGGCGGCGTCGGTCTGACTGTACTCAAAGGCGGACCGGTTATCATGGCGCCCATCCGTTCCGGCGTCGGAATGCGTCTCGGTGCCAACCTCGGGTATCTGGGCTTCACGGAAAAGCCGACCTGGAATCCGTTCTGA
- a CDS encoding deoxyribodipyrimidine photo-lyase: MSSAPVIVWFRNDFRLRDHSALSAAVASGAPVVPLYILDDETPGDWGLGGASRWWLAKSLDALGRDIADHGGRLILRRGAILRELPRFVEETGATAIYFTRSYEPWAVALEGQLKLHFDEMGVAFKRYGGRLLREPEDVRTNANGAYQVFTPFWRAFVKDLELHRASDAPDQIKSPQRLPKSDDLRDWELSPTKPDWSGGLGETWEPGEGGARVRLTKFKKHLAAYKGDRDRLDREGTSRLSPHLAFGEISLAACWRAATDAAKGKGVLDQSIETFMKELAWREFSYSLLMQFPKLPEAPLRPEFAAFPWRDEPAQLKAWQRGKTGYPIVDAGMRELWVTGYMHNRARMITASFLVKHLLIPWTKGEAWFWDTLVDADLANNSASWQWVAGCGADAAPYFRIFNPILQGQKFDPNGDYVRKWVPELAKLPAKAIHAPWTLSAAELAQSGVVLGKSYPRPIIDHGHARGRALQAYEQIKGTSKLAKRS; this comes from the coding sequence ATGAGCAGTGCACCTGTCATTGTCTGGTTTCGCAACGACTTTCGCCTGCGCGATCACTCGGCATTGAGTGCGGCCGTTGCAAGCGGCGCGCCTGTCGTTCCGCTTTACATTCTGGACGACGAAACGCCGGGGGATTGGGGGCTCGGCGGTGCGTCGCGGTGGTGGCTGGCGAAAAGTCTGGACGCTTTAGGCCGCGACATCGCCGATCACGGCGGGCGGCTCATTCTGCGTCGTGGCGCCATTCTTCGTGAGTTGCCGCGGTTTGTCGAAGAGACGGGCGCGACGGCGATCTATTTCACGCGAAGCTACGAGCCTTGGGCAGTTGCACTCGAAGGCCAACTGAAGTTGCATTTCGATGAGATGGGCGTTGCGTTCAAGCGTTACGGCGGCCGGTTGCTTCGCGAGCCTGAGGACGTGCGAACCAATGCGAACGGCGCCTATCAGGTTTTCACGCCATTCTGGCGAGCATTCGTCAAGGATCTCGAGCTGCATCGAGCATCTGATGCACCGGATCAGATAAAGTCGCCGCAGCGCTTGCCGAAATCCGACGACCTCCGCGATTGGGAGCTCTCGCCCACAAAGCCTGACTGGTCAGGCGGTCTCGGCGAGACTTGGGAGCCGGGTGAAGGCGGGGCGCGGGTCCGCCTCACGAAGTTCAAAAAGCACCTCGCGGCCTATAAAGGCGATCGTGATCGGCTCGACAGGGAGGGAACTTCGCGACTGTCGCCGCATCTGGCGTTCGGAGAGATTTCACTGGCTGCCTGCTGGCGGGCTGCGACCGACGCCGCCAAGGGGAAGGGCGTGCTCGATCAATCGATCGAGACGTTCATGAAAGAACTCGCCTGGCGCGAGTTTTCATATTCGCTGCTCATGCAGTTTCCGAAATTGCCCGAGGCGCCGCTCCGTCCCGAGTTTGCGGCGTTTCCCTGGCGAGATGAGCCGGCGCAATTGAAGGCATGGCAGCGCGGAAAGACCGGCTATCCGATTGTCGATGCCGGGATGCGGGAATTGTGGGTGACGGGCTATATGCACAACCGGGCGCGGATGATCACCGCGTCGTTTCTCGTCAAGCATTTGCTCATCCCATGGACCAAAGGTGAAGCATGGTTTTGGGACACGCTTGTCGATGCCGATCTCGCGAACAACTCCGCGAGCTGGCAGTGGGTCGCCGGTTGTGGCGCCGATGCGGCGCCTTATTTTCGGATTTTCAATCCAATTTTGCAGGGTCAGAAATTTGATCCGAACGGTGACTACGTTCGGAAGTGGGTTCCGGAACTCGCGAAATTACCGGCGAAGGCAATTCATGCGCCTTGGACTCTGTCCGCCGCCGAATTGGCACAGTCTGGAGTTGTGCTCGGAAAGTCATATCCCAGGCCCATCATCGATCATGGGCACGCGCGCGGCCGCGCTCTTCAGGCATATGAGCAAATAAAGGGCACTTCCAAATTAGCGAAGCGATCCTAA